A single Corticium candelabrum chromosome 16, ooCorCand1.1, whole genome shotgun sequence DNA region contains:
- the LOC134191904 gene encoding cilia- and flagella-associated protein 161-like, with protein MSIRTYNPNVRVGNWNEDVCLQEDLLKDFLDKKDRGELLIHKTHNLMSTILRKVELSHYSDGFVHIGDRICLYNPNSLTVLSANVSPSDALEAKCIPAPCQVSSSQRVEPCPRNTFVIRSCDGTEDGQRLCYDQHFFLQTLPDEGGELYLHSDLATFIKSAKHSRQQEVMLVKDSSFKTAWKVECFDPQDRLESKGCPVMAGQKLLINHCKTNQNLSALTKFTVRTAYGRELEMTAHTELDSHKAESPSNHWVFVQDSSEVKDGVLTTANLQEQEQKTRGMPVVV; from the exons ATGAGTATTCGAACATACAATCCAAACGTGCGCGTCGGCAACTGGAACGAAGATGTCTGCCTTCAGGAG GACTTGTTGAAAGATTTCCTAGACAAGAAGGACAGGGGAGAGCTACTCATTCACAAAACTCACAATCTCATGTCAACCATCTTGAGAAAG GTTGAACTATCTCATTATTCTGATGGTTTTGTGCATATTGGGGACAGAATTTGCTTGTACAATCCAAACTCTCTGACTGTGTTGAGTGCTAATGTATCACCAAGTGACGCTCTGGAGGCAAAATGTATTCCAGCTCCATGTCAAGTTTCTAGCTCGCAGCGGGTGGAACCTTGTCCACGAAACACATTTGTTATTAGAAG TTGTGATGGAACTGAAGATGGTCAACGTCTTTGTTACGATCAACACTTCTTTCTTCAAACTTTGCCCGATGAAGGAGGAGAG ctGTATTTACATAGTGATCTGGCTACATTTATAAAATCTGCAAAACATTCTCGTCAGCAGGAAGTAATGCTAGTGAAAGATTCGTCATTCAAGACTGCATGGAAGGTGGAGTGTTTTGACCCACAGGACAGGCTAGAGAGCAAAGGATGCCCAGTGATG GCTGGACAAAAACTGTTGATCAATCATTGCAAAACCAACCAGAACTTGTCAGCGCTTACAAAATTTACTGTCAG AACTGCTTATGGTCGTGAACTGGAAATGACAGCACACACAGAACTTGATTCACATAAAGCCGAGTCGCCATCCAATCACTGGGTCTTTGTTCAAGACAGCAGTGAAGTGAAGGATGGCGTGTTGACGACAGCTAATCTGCAAGAGCAGGAGCAAAAGACAAGGGGAATGCCAGTAGTTGTGTAA
- the LOC134191979 gene encoding uncharacterized protein LOC134191979 translates to MFPKRNSRIGGIKISSGEDRITMSRPLPDEVSSRPIRSWESSSACVQKLEDQIEVLKQQNADLQLKLKLKDDLYQQLIEEDSQERFDKRRVYLLKCQVMQLERQLLLQSEAIQSRATVMSELDILLTEIRDKLKSLVCETSGSHVASLSTHASELLGHVESVRCCMQRAVQKSTRGQQGLPLVFRNLFARDDGESTSLLDVCSGSLDHVNLVQVSALESRLASLFQDLTTLLKALRMVSPSRPTEFVNVTIETLHPATQHVDEIMSHVLHQLDDCCYELLLLSSLVPTTPWKRPLKKVSHLELRSKNILEKMPSSIRNKKELVREVDAIVKAVNCTLDLLEMKHSALEHELAFHKSIYDLQISYTDSLFDAVRAGFEDFQQSVASHVCQPLDAIITSFSVLDATSSDDALRQFLTVMRDHSSRLQEVVASLRPQTGSNSQEALSEYGKSFFTQLNKRQRECAAERDRRADEIRMHESQQKETTHQFSNCSLSRRPSAEMKGDVTGDKSRQSAISKSRKPPAKPQTGEQLSTKGKPEIEREGKRPHDQTKTKSTCAYRPPWDSKF, encoded by the exons ATGTTCCCAAAACGTAACTCTCGA ATAGGAGGAATTAAAATATCATCGGGCGAAGACCGAATTACAATGTCAAGGCCACTTCCGGACGAGGTTTCCAGCCGACCAATCAGATCGTGGGAATCTTCTTCGGCCTGCGTGCAAAAACTGGAAGATCAAATCGAG gTTTTGAAGCAACAGAATGCAGACCTTCAATTGAAGCTAAAGCTGAAGga TGATTTGTATCAGCAGCTGATTGAGGAAGACAGTCAGGAAAGATTCGACAAGCGAAGAGTTTATCTGTTGAAATGTCAAGTCATGCAGCTGGAAAGACAG TTATTACTGCAGTCGGAGGCTATTCAGAGTCGAGCAACGGTGATGTCTGAGTTGGACATTTTGCTCACCGAAATTAGAGACAAACTAAa GTCTCTGGTATGTGAGACTTCTGGGTCTCACGTTGCATCGTTGAGCACACATGCTAGTGAACTGCTCGGTCATGTGGAATCAGTGCGTTGCTGCATGCAGAGAGCTGTGCAG AAGTCAACGCGTGGACAGCAGGGCTTGCCGTTGGTCTTTAGAAATTTGTTTGCTAGAGATGACGGTGAATCGACGTCTCTGTTGGATGTCTGCAGTGGATCGTTGGATCATGTAAACCTGGTGCAAGTC TCAGCGTTAGAATCAAGACTCGCCAGCTTATTTCAAGATTTAACGACGTTGCTGAAGGCGCTCAGAATGGTTTCACCTTCTAGGCCCACTGAGTTTGTCAATGTTACAATAGAAACATTACATCCTGCAACACAGCACGTGGATGAGATTATGTCTCATGTACTACATCAGCTGGATGACTGTTGCTATGAGTTGCTTCTTTTGTCTTCCCTCGTTCCTACTACACCATGGAAA AGGCCACTGAAGAAGGTCTCTCATTTGGAGCTAAGATCAAAAAACATCCTGGAGAAGATGCCTTCGTCAATACGTAACAAAAAGGAG CTTGTTAGAGAGGTTGATGCCATTGTGAAAGCAGTGAACTGTACTCTTGACCTTCTGGAGATGAAG CACTCGGCACTCGAACACGAGTTAGCATTCCACAAATCCATATATGACCTGCAGATCAGCTATACAGATTCACTCTTCGATGCTGTAAG AGCTGGATTTGAAGACTTCCAGCAATCTGTTGCATCACACGTTTGTCAACCTCTAGATG CAATCATCACATCCTTCAGTGTCCTCGATGCGACATCATCCGACGATGCTCTCAGACAATTTCTAACGGTTATGAGAGATCATTCCTCAAGA CTACAAGAGGTTGTGGCCTCTCTAAGACCTCAAACTGGAAGTAATAGTCAAGAGGCGTTGTCTGAGTATGGAAAAAGTTTCTTCACACAATTGAATAAGAGACAACGTGAATGTGCAGCAGAACGAGACAGAAGAGCAGATGAAATCCGCATGCATGAATCACAACAGAAAGAGACAACCCATCAGTTCAGTAACTGTTCTCTATCCAGACGACCATCGGCTGAAATGAAAGGCGATGTAACTGGTGACAAATCAAGGCAGTCAGCGATTAGCAAGTCAAGAAAGCCACCAGCGAAACCGCAAACAGGAGAACAATTGTCAACAAAGGGCAAACCAGAAATCGAGAGAGAAGGCAAAAGGCCACATGATCAAACCAAGACGAAATCCACATGTGCATACAGGCCACCTTGGGATTCCAAGTTCTAG
- the LOC134191980 gene encoding ubiquitin carboxyl-terminal hydrolase 3-like, whose amino-acid sequence MECPHVDDAVKLDVDKLKLASISQWTCEECRARKNPWICLTCGRIHCGRYINAHALSHFDKEPAHCVCLDQSTAVFCYRCDEFVINDTPLKHVERLRQEIADKQERNRRRRLAVKSDEEPSRKKSARLDGKPTDAVVKCHRVGLRNLGNTCFMNSVLQSLSNIKEFTLYFMRLPSFDSCREKSRGSHGYFTRQKGPDENMESSLVEEVRKCVCALCNEGAAPHSPDTLFAVVWQIVPRFRGYQQQDAHEFLRYLLDKLHSELLEYAKRNNSSRQTIVSGIFGGQLRSEVNCLTCESLSIKHDPILDLSLDIPQQFVNMRGKGRPQCRIQDCLASFVQKEELDETEFYQCTRCQSRQRSTKKLWMTSLPPVLCLHLKRFRFTNMFRTKIDIHVQFPIMGLDMLPFLYATEETQKAACQNYYDLAAVIVHHGSGVSSGHYTAYACSQIAGTWFHFNDSTVTEVSTEQVASCKAYILFYVRRTNSGNLSDTIDDFVDVET is encoded by the exons ATGGAATGCCCACACGTGGATGACGCGGTGAAATTAGATGTCGACAAATTAAAGCTCGCCAGCATCTCCCAGTGGACGTGCGAAG AGTGTCGGGCGCGCAAGAATCCGTGGATATGCCTAACGTGCGGGAGAATACACTGCGGAAG GTACATCAACGCTCACGCGCTCAGTCATTTTGACAAAGAGCCTgcgcactgtgtgtgtctcgaTCAGTCGACGGCTGTCTTCTG CTACCGATGTGATGAGTTTGTCATCAATGATACACCACTGAAGCATGTAGAAAGACTGCGGCAAGAGATAGCTGACAAACAAGAACGGAATCGTCGACGACGTCTGGCAGTGAAAAGCGACGAAGAACCATCTCGAAAAAAATCAGCTCGGCTCGAT GGAAAGCCAACAGACGCTGTAGTCAAGTGCCATCGAGTCGGATTACGGAATTTGGGCAACACTTGCTTTATGAATTCTGTTCTACAATCACTGAG CAACATCAAGGAGTTTACTCTCTACTTCATGAGACTTCCGTCATTTGATAGCTGCAGGGAAAAGTCGAGAGGGAGTCATGGATACTTTACAAGACAAAAGGGACCGGATGAGAACATGGAAAG TTCGTTGGTTGAAGAGGTTCGAAAGTGTGTTTGTGCTCTCTGTAACGAAGGCGCGGCTCCACACTCACCGGACACACTCTTTGCTGTTGTATGGCAGATTGTGCCAAGATTCAG AGGTTACCAGCAACAGGATGCCCATGAGTTTCTTCGATATCTTCTGGACAAGTTGCATTCAGAGCTGCTCGAGTATGCTAAACGGAACAATAGCAGTCGACAGACAATCGTATCAGGAATATTTGGTGGACAGCTTCGTAGTGAG GTTAATTGTTTAACGTGCGAGTCATTATCGATCAAGCACGATCCTATCCTTG ATTTGTCACTTGATATTCCTCAGCAGTTTGTCAATATGCGAGGAAAGGGAAGACCACAATGTCGCATTCAAG ATTGCTTGGCAAGTTTTGTACAAAAAGAAGAGTTAGATGAGACAGAGTTCTATCAATGTACGCGATGTCAGAGCCGACAGAGATCAACCAAGAAGCTGTGGATGACATCGTTACCACCA GTTTTGTGTTTGCATCTCAAACGTTTTCGTTTCACCAACATGTTTCGTACGAAAATTGACATTCATGTCCAGTTTCCGATAATGGGTTTGGATATGTTGCCGTTTCTGTATGCAACAGAGGAAACACAGAAG GCTGCTTGTCAGAACTACTATGATCTTGCTGCTGTCATTGTTCATCATGGTTCTGG GGTGAGCTCAGGTCATTACACGGCATACGCTTGCAGTCAAATAGCAG GAACATGGTTTCACTTTAACGACTCTACAGTTACGGAAGTATCAACAGAGCAGGTAGCATCGTGCAAGGCCTACATTCTGTTCTACGTACGACGGACAAATTCAGGCAATCTAAGCGACACAATTGACGattttgttgatgttgaaaCATGA
- the LOC134191954 gene encoding homer protein homolog 2-like, whose amino-acid sequence MGEKPVFSTRAHVFQLDPQTKKNWKPASKTAIPVAFYHDSTRKTYRIISVDSGKPLVNSTITPNMNFTKTSPKFGQWTDVRVATIYGLGFSTETELNKFVAQFDDAKAATKAAVSESGASSMARQRVTASPTGSSSSSHSEQSESNSGMSNGTSSNDVGKSTSLEERPTANGPGIGPRKASISGPSGSLEGQLQALKYENDRLKIALATSSSHGKKWESEMQTLKNNNAKLTTALQESLSHVEEWKKQLRHYEEESGKLKQRVQELEAAQADAGSRTNDTTAALTEQIRGLEQKVEELQIDITNKDQEISRVSEQLDEMSVIKSENQTLSEQLNLLEEEKTQLADQLSDTQDRLQVASIAFDMRLQQLAEKHKEVGDRLREALNIHQLMEEDLK is encoded by the exons ATGGG GGAAAAGCCGGTCTTCTCGACTCGAGCGCACGTCTTCCAACTTGACCCTCAAACCAAGAAAAACTGGAAGCCAGCCTCGAAGACGGCGATTCCCGTGGCGTTCTATCATGACTCTACCCGTAAAACGTACAGAATCATATCCGTCGACAGTGGGAAG CCTCTTGTCAACAGCACGATAACGCCAAACATGAACTTCACGAAGACGTCGCCGAAATTCGGACAGTGGACGGACGTGCGCGTCGCGACGATCTACGGTCTCGGATTCTCGACTGAAACAGAACTCAATAAG TTTGTTGCACAGTTTGATGATGCGAAGGCTGCGACGAAGGCGGCGGTGAGCGAGTCTGGAGCGTCTTCTATGGCTCGGCAGCGTGTGACTGCGAGTCCGACTGGTAGTTCGTCGTCTTCGCATTCTGAGCAGTCCGAGAGCAACTCCGGGATGTCAAACGGAACGTCGTCGAACGATGTCGGGAAATCGACTTCTCTG GAGGAAAGGCCAACAGCCAATGGTCCTGGTATTGGTCCTAGAAAGGCTTCGATTTCTGGACCTTCTGGATCTTTGGAGGGACAACTTCAGGCTTTGAAGTATGAGAATGATCGACTGAAGATTGCCTTGGCAACAAG TTCAAGTCATGGGAAGAAGTGGGAATCCGAGATGCAGACACTAAAAAATAACAATGCCAAATTGACGACGGCATTGCAGGAGAGTTTGTCTCACGTGGAAGAGTGGAAGAAGCAGCTGAGACACTATGAAGAGGAAAGTGGAAAGCTAAAGCAGAGG GTTCAAGAACTAGAAGCGGCACAAGCTGACGCGGGTAGCCGTACTAACGATACGACTGCAGCATTGACGGAGCAAATTCGTGGACTAGAACAGAAAGTCGAAGAGTTACAGATCGATATCACCAACAAAGATCAG GAAATCTCGAGAGTATCTGAGCAGCTAGATGAAATGTCAGTCATCAAGTCAGAAAACCAGACTCTCAGTGAGCAACTAAATTTACTCGAGGAAGAGAAGACCCAGTTGGCCGACCAACTGAgtgacacacaagacagattaCAAGTTGCGAGTATCGCGTTTGACATGCGACTACAGCAACTCGCTGAGAAACACAAGGAAGTAGGTGACAGACTTCGAGAGGCTTTGAACATTCATCAACTGATGGAAGAAGATTTAAAATAG